The genomic interval CCGTTAAAACAGCTTGATTCAGAGGAGTATTGGGAGGCACTGAAATGCTACCAGGAGCCTTGACCTCCCCAATAACATTGATCTTGATAGACGTAGGAGCAAAGGTGGTATTCGCTAAGGTAATAACTTCCGAACTATCAATTGATTCTGCGGTGGGAACAATAATTCGGTCTCCATCGCGTAAAAGCACGTCTTGACGCAGGTCTCCAGTTTCTACAAGATCCCAGAGATTGACTTTAATGGGCTCAAACAACCCTTCTCGGGTAATCTCAACAGAACGAACATCCGCAGAACGGGTAATGCCGCCTGCCTGACTAATAGCCTGGCTTAATGTGGGCCAGAAACGAGTACGGCCTTCACTGTCTTCAGATCCCTCCCC from Verrucomicrobiota bacterium carries:
- a CDS encoding SLBB domain-containing protein: GEGSEDSEGRTRFWPTLSQAISQAGGITRSADVRSVEITREGLFEPIKVNLWDLVETGDLRQDVLLRDGDRIIVPTAESIDSSEVITLANTTFAPTSIKINVIGEVKAPGSISVPPNTPLNQAVLTAGGFNSRARTGRVELIRLNPNGNVTQRSVDIDLAEAVNEEQNPVLQEGDTIIVGRSALAATSDTAGLIFSPLTSLLLGIFGVNN